One stretch of Chloroflexota bacterium DNA includes these proteins:
- a CDS encoding cupin domain-containing protein, which produces MADQIEVKSHSTPDEVRTPDKTRVELVRVGGSTLGRLTLQPGWKWSECIKPVVHTESCQVHHVGYALSGSITVRLTNGNQATIKGGDSYDIPPGHDAWVDGPEPFVGVEVQSAEQYARPS; this is translated from the coding sequence ATGGCGGATCAGATCGAGGTGAAGAGCCACAGCACGCCGGACGAGGTCCGGACGCCGGACAAGACCCGGGTCGAGCTGGTCCGAGTCGGTGGGTCGACGCTGGGGCGATTGACGCTGCAGCCGGGTTGGAAGTGGTCCGAGTGCATCAAACCGGTGGTGCACACGGAGAGCTGCCAGGTACACCACGTCGGCTACGCTCTATCCGGGAGCATCACCGTTCGCCTCACCAATGGGAACCAGGCGACCATCAAGGGGGGCGACTCATACGACATCCCGCCAGGGCACGACGCGTGGGTCGACGGACCCGAGCCCTTCGTCGGGGTTGAGGTGCAGAGCGCGGAGCAGTACGCCAGGCCCAGCTAG
- a CDS encoding SIMPL domain-containing protein (The SIMPL domain is named for its presence in mouse protein SIMPL (signalling molecule that associates with mouse pelle-like kinase). Bacterial member BP26, from Brucella, was shown to assemble into a channel-like structure, while YggE from E. coli has been associated with resistance to oxidative stress.) translates to MVRSWAVVAAAFLLSAAIVGGSLIAANTIDYVKTFDSSVLTVTGSTDVQITSDQIKWSGTFGRDVPVASLQQGYAQMLSDADIVSKFLADQGVAKDEITMSSILQSPIQEQCGNPPRAGCTNAIVAYRLTQEVTINSAEVDKITGIAQKTSQLIDQGVIFSGRNPEYFYSKLPDLRVQLFAGATKDAQARAEQIAGSTGARLGHLVSASTGVIQITPPNSTQISDQGTYDTSTIQKKVTGVVRAQFTLGR, encoded by the coding sequence ATGGTCCGGAGCTGGGCGGTCGTCGCCGCCGCGTTCCTTCTCAGCGCAGCGATCGTCGGCGGAAGTCTCATCGCCGCCAATACGATCGACTACGTCAAGACGTTCGACAGCTCCGTGCTCACCGTCACCGGATCGACCGACGTCCAGATCACATCCGACCAGATCAAGTGGTCCGGCACCTTCGGACGCGACGTGCCGGTGGCGTCCCTGCAGCAGGGTTACGCGCAAATGCTGTCGGACGCGGACATCGTTTCGAAGTTTCTGGCGGACCAGGGAGTCGCGAAGGACGAGATCACCATGTCGTCCATCCTGCAGTCCCCCATTCAGGAGCAGTGCGGCAACCCGCCGCGCGCAGGGTGTACGAACGCCATCGTCGCGTATCGACTTACGCAAGAGGTGACGATCAATTCGGCGGAGGTCGACAAGATCACCGGCATCGCCCAGAAGACGAGCCAGCTCATCGATCAAGGCGTGATCTTCTCGGGTCGCAACCCCGAGTATTTCTACTCCAAGCTCCCGGACCTTCGCGTGCAGCTCTTCGCCGGCGCCACGAAGGACGCGCAGGCGAGAGCCGAGCAGATTGCCGGTAGCACTGGCGCACGCCTCGGCCATCTGGTGTCGGCGAGCACGGGCGTCATTCAGATCACGCCGCCGAACTCGACCCAGATCTCCGACCAGGGGACGTACGACACATCGACGATACAGAAGAAGGTGACCGGCGTCGTGCGCGCCCAATTCACGCTGGGGCGGTAG
- a CDS encoding SDR family oxidoreductase — MTFQLDGKIAVISGGSRGIGLATGRLLVGHGASVAFAGRHDDTVERAVADLQQAAAAQGHDSRVLGIAVDLTAPGGVETVVERTLATFGGADILVNGVGDSSYGPFTEITDEMVVSSWTIKVLTALRLTRAIVPIMERRGGGAIVNISGGAGRDPQPGGVPAAIANAGLRVFSKGGASDLARRGIAMNTISLGVVATDRHLARARAAATRTGKSVEEVLQEWDRETPTGRVTAPEEVAELIVFLASRRVLNLVGAEIVLDGGSGHGL, encoded by the coding sequence GTGACATTCCAGCTCGACGGGAAGATCGCGGTTATCTCCGGGGGAAGTCGCGGAATCGGGCTCGCGACGGGGCGCCTACTCGTGGGGCACGGAGCCTCCGTCGCGTTCGCCGGCAGACACGACGACACGGTAGAGCGGGCGGTCGCGGATCTCCAGCAGGCTGCCGCGGCACAGGGCCATGATAGCCGCGTGCTCGGCATTGCGGTCGATCTCACGGCGCCCGGAGGCGTAGAGACGGTGGTCGAGCGGACGCTGGCGACCTTCGGGGGAGCCGACATCCTGGTGAACGGGGTCGGTGATTCCAGCTACGGACCGTTCACGGAGATTACCGACGAGATGGTCGTCTCATCCTGGACGATCAAGGTGCTCACCGCGCTCCGCCTTACGCGCGCGATCGTACCGATCATGGAGCGAAGGGGCGGCGGGGCAATCGTCAACATCAGCGGCGGGGCCGGGCGAGATCCGCAGCCGGGCGGCGTCCCCGCTGCAATCGCGAACGCGGGGCTCCGCGTGTTCTCAAAGGGCGGCGCCAGTGATCTGGCCCGCCGTGGCATTGCGATGAACACCATCTCGCTCGGGGTCGTCGCGACCGATCGACATCTGGCCCGGGCGAGGGCCGCGGCCACCAGAACCGGCAAGTCCGTGGAAGAGGTGCTCCAAGAATGGGACCGCGAGACGCCGACCGGGCGGGTCACGGCGCCCGAGGAAGTGGCGGAGCTTATCGTGTTCCTCGCCTCTCGGCGGGTGCTCAATCTCGTCGGCGCGGAAATCGTGCTGGACGGCGGCTCGGGCCACGGCCTGTAG
- a CDS encoding EAL domain-containing protein — MIGRVQTALRQVARPAAADSHSGPIEALVIEALGIALAFYVFSTAFGWVTGDLKTLIGDITPLPFTLAAAAMASRVGNVPALQRRARWAWRVLAMAFLAYAVGDAIWAFDELVLGEVAFPSWADAAYVLFYPLVLTGLVLFPPAPRTRAEQTKFWLDLAAVVLGSGMIVWYFVIRPIASAQQSDPLAAAIAILYPVGDLVLIGGVGALLLRLTPTANRTPLLILGGSLTLFVAADLAYGPKILSDTYVSGDWLDLIWVGAEWLLAVAAYVQLSAVDRPLASRERVVRQTISWIPYVGLALGYGLLMAVSRVPTDEALPDLVLGAIALTTIVLIRQVAALRENALLLEERAAHRREARWESLVQQASDVILIVDDRAVIRYATPSVASQLGHRPRDIEGTSLLALIHPDDAAIASEFLAQSTAHVGAGPSSEWRLRSETGAWRTVEVLANNLTGDANVDGIVLTFRDISDRKEFEEQLRRQAFEDPLTGLANRALFRDRVAHSLARGRRSMTPAVVLFLDLDNFKVVNDSLGHRAGDDLLREVADRVASSVRPGDTVARFAGDEFAILLADPASTEDATTVGERIVKELRQPFAVQGREVFVECSIGIASAACSQSKHVDQCADDLIRNADAAMYVAKRRGGGRAEVFAPHMHADALAHLRLITDLRHAIERDEFFLLYQPIVDLDSGALTGVEALVRWRHPERGIVPPAAFISIAEETGLVVPIGLWVLEQACRQGELWRSQDSVHPVMVSVNLSARQLREDNLVRDVAAVLHETAFPPHLLTLEVTESTLVEGSERVIGRLTDLKRLGIRLSLDDFGTGYSSLSYLQNLPIDALKIDKSFVDRLGAAEEATTLVETVVAMSRALHLSTVAEGIEDAQQADRLRSLGCALGQGYFFARPLPAAEITPLVGQRFSVRQASLVG, encoded by the coding sequence ATGATCGGTCGGGTTCAGACAGCCCTTCGGCAGGTCGCGCGCCCGGCGGCGGCTGATTCCCACAGCGGCCCGATCGAGGCACTCGTGATCGAGGCTCTGGGCATTGCGCTCGCGTTCTATGTCTTTTCCACAGCGTTCGGATGGGTTACCGGTGATCTGAAAACGCTCATCGGGGACATCACGCCGCTGCCCTTCACGTTGGCGGCGGCGGCCATGGCATCGAGGGTCGGAAACGTCCCGGCGCTGCAACGGCGCGCCCGCTGGGCCTGGCGAGTGCTGGCCATGGCGTTCCTCGCCTATGCGGTCGGAGACGCGATCTGGGCATTTGATGAGCTCGTGCTCGGTGAAGTGGCGTTTCCGTCCTGGGCCGACGCGGCATATGTGCTCTTTTATCCCCTCGTACTGACCGGCCTCGTCCTGTTCCCACCGGCCCCGCGAACGCGCGCCGAGCAGACCAAGTTCTGGCTCGACCTGGCAGCGGTCGTGCTCGGGAGCGGCATGATTGTCTGGTACTTCGTCATTCGGCCCATCGCATCCGCCCAACAGTCGGATCCGCTGGCGGCCGCCATCGCAATCCTGTATCCGGTCGGCGACCTGGTCCTGATCGGCGGCGTCGGCGCCCTCCTGCTGCGTCTAACCCCAACCGCCAATCGGACTCCGCTCCTCATCCTCGGGGGCAGCCTCACGCTGTTCGTCGCGGCCGATCTTGCCTACGGTCCCAAGATTCTTAGCGATACCTATGTCAGCGGCGACTGGCTTGACCTGATATGGGTGGGCGCTGAATGGCTCTTGGCCGTCGCCGCGTACGTGCAACTCAGCGCCGTCGATCGCCCGCTGGCGAGCCGAGAGCGTGTGGTCAGGCAAACGATTAGCTGGATCCCGTACGTGGGCCTGGCGCTCGGGTATGGGCTTCTGATGGCGGTCTCCCGGGTGCCGACGGACGAAGCATTGCCCGATCTCGTCCTGGGAGCCATCGCTCTTACCACCATCGTCTTGATCCGGCAGGTCGCTGCGCTGCGGGAGAACGCGCTCCTGCTCGAGGAGCGAGCAGCCCACCGCCGCGAGGCGCGCTGGGAATCGCTGGTCCAACAAGCCTCTGACGTGATCCTCATCGTCGATGACCGCGCGGTGATTCGATACGCGACGCCGTCGGTCGCATCCCAGCTCGGACATCGGCCCCGCGATATTGAGGGTACGTCGTTGCTCGCGCTCATCCATCCCGATGACGCGGCCATCGCGTCGGAGTTCTTGGCCCAATCCACGGCGCACGTCGGCGCCGGCCCATCGTCCGAATGGCGCCTCCGGTCAGAAACGGGCGCATGGCGAACGGTTGAGGTGCTTGCCAACAATCTCACTGGAGATGCCAACGTCGACGGAATCGTGCTCACGTTCCGTGACATTAGTGACCGAAAAGAATTCGAGGAGCAGCTACGTCGCCAGGCCTTCGAAGATCCCTTGACAGGCTTGGCCAATCGTGCGCTCTTCCGCGATCGTGTCGCGCATTCGCTCGCGCGCGGCCGCCGATCGATGACCCCGGCCGTCGTGCTGTTCCTCGACCTGGATAATTTCAAGGTAGTGAACGACAGTCTGGGGCACCGGGCCGGCGATGATCTGCTGAGGGAAGTGGCGGATCGCGTCGCCTCGTCCGTGCGGCCTGGCGATACGGTCGCCCGGTTCGCGGGTGATGAGTTTGCAATTCTGCTCGCGGATCCCGCGTCGACTGAGGATGCCACCACCGTTGGGGAACGGATCGTGAAGGAGCTGCGCCAACCGTTCGCTGTCCAAGGACGCGAGGTTTTCGTGGAGTGCAGCATCGGGATCGCATCCGCGGCCTGCAGCCAATCAAAGCACGTCGACCAGTGCGCCGACGACCTGATCCGGAACGCGGATGCCGCCATGTACGTGGCGAAGCGGCGCGGTGGTGGCCGGGCCGAGGTTTTCGCTCCCCATATGCACGCGGACGCTCTGGCGCACCTGCGACTGATCACCGATCTCCGGCATGCCATCGAGAGGGACGAGTTCTTCCTCCTCTACCAGCCGATCGTCGACCTCGATTCGGGTGCCCTCACTGGGGTCGAGGCGCTCGTGCGCTGGCGGCATCCGGAGCGGGGCATTGTGCCTCCTGCGGCGTTCATCAGCATTGCCGAGGAGACGGGACTCGTGGTTCCTATTGGTCTCTGGGTTCTCGAGCAGGCGTGCCGACAAGGCGAGCTCTGGCGTTCTCAAGACTCAGTTCATCCGGTGATGGTCAGCGTCAACCTTTCGGCACGTCAGCTTCGCGAGGATAATCTCGTGCGCGACGTCGCGGCCGTGCTTCACGAGACTGCCTTTCCGCCGCACCTGCTGACGCTGGAAGTTACCGAAAGCACGTTGGTCGAGGGGAGCGAGCGGGTCATTGGCCGCCTCACCGACCTGAAGAGGCTTGGAATTCGCCTCTCCCTGGATGATTTCGGCACTGGATATTCATCCCTCAGCTATCTCCAGAACCTGCCCATCGACGCCCTCAAGATCGATAAGTCCTTTGTCGACCGCCTCGGAGCCGCTGAGGAGGCCACGACCCTCGTCGAGACGGTCGTCGCCATGTCACGCGCCCTACATCTGAGCACCGTCGCCGAGGGCATCGAGGACGCGCAACAAGCCGACCGGCTGCGGTCCCTGGGCTGCGCGCTCGGACAGGGATATTTTTTCGCCCG